Proteins encoded in a region of the Photobacterium angustum genome:
- the dapE gene encoding succinyl-diaminopimelate desuccinylase, which produces MSDSPVIALAKDLMSRPSVTPEDAGCQDVMIARLEQLGFTIETMVFEDTTNLWARRGTQAPLFVFAGHTDVVPSGPVEQWHTPPFEPTIIDGYLHGRGAADMKGSLACMIVAIERFIAENPDHKGSIALLITSDEEGPFINGTTRVVDTLEARNEKIDMCIVGEPSSTHHVGDVVKNGRRGSITGDLTVKGIQGHVAYPHLANNPIHKALPALAELAATTWDNGNAYFPPTSFQIPNVAAGTGASNVIPGEFEVQFNFRFSTELTDVEIKRRVHSVLDAHGLDYDLKWTLSGHPFLTDKGTLVEAVVAAIEEVNHQQPELLTTGGTSDGRFIARTGAQVVELGPVNATIHKVNECVKVADLEKLTDMYQKVLEKAL; this is translated from the coding sequence ATGTCTGATAGCCCAGTTATTGCGCTTGCTAAAGATTTAATGAGTCGCCCATCAGTTACACCTGAAGATGCAGGCTGCCAAGATGTAATGATCGCTCGTCTTGAGCAATTAGGTTTTACTATCGAAACCATGGTATTTGAAGATACCACCAACCTTTGGGCTCGCCGTGGTACTCAAGCACCACTGTTTGTTTTTGCCGGTCACACCGATGTGGTGCCTTCAGGCCCTGTTGAACAATGGCATACACCGCCGTTTGAACCAACGATTATCGATGGCTACCTTCACGGCCGTGGCGCTGCTGATATGAAAGGCTCTCTAGCATGTATGATTGTTGCCATTGAGCGCTTCATCGCAGAAAACCCAGATCACAAAGGCTCAATTGCCCTGCTCATCACTTCAGATGAAGAAGGGCCATTTATCAACGGTACAACCCGTGTAGTTGATACTCTTGAAGCCCGTAACGAAAAAATCGATATGTGTATTGTCGGTGAGCCTTCAAGTACTCATCACGTTGGAGACGTTGTAAAAAACGGACGTCGTGGCTCAATTACCGGTGATTTAACCGTAAAAGGTATTCAAGGACACGTTGCCTATCCACACCTTGCCAATAATCCCATTCACAAAGCATTACCAGCCCTCGCTGAACTTGCTGCCACCACATGGGATAACGGCAATGCGTATTTTCCACCAACCAGTTTCCAGATCCCGAATGTTGCAGCAGGCACGGGCGCATCAAATGTGATCCCTGGAGAGTTTGAAGTGCAATTTAACTTCCGCTTTAGTACCGAATTAACGGATGTAGAAATAAAGCGTCGTGTGCATTCAGTATTAGATGCTCATGGTTTAGATTACGACTTGAAATGGACATTAAGCGGTCATCCATTCCTTACCGATAAAGGTACGCTAGTCGAAGCGGTTGTTGCCGCGATTGAAGAAGTAAACCACCAGCAACCTGAACTCCTCACTACCGGAGGTACATCGGATGGTCGATTTATCGCTCGTACCGGTGCGCAAGTGGTTGAGTTAGGCCCTGTAAATGCCACTATTCACAAAGTGAATGAGTGTGTAAAAGTCGCAGATCTTGAAAAGCTAACCGACATGTACCAAAAAGTATTAGAAAAAGCACTGTAA
- a CDS encoding DUF2897 family protein codes for MEWLFNPWVISFIIVAVIASNIAALKYTAYMKIGMQKKNKLFDDKHPLSKQEDPVSQDKEDNKE; via the coding sequence ATGGAATGGCTTTTTAACCCTTGGGTGATCTCTTTTATTATTGTTGCCGTCATCGCTAGCAACATTGCAGCGCTAAAATATACCGCTTATATGAAGATTGGGATGCAGAAAAAGAACAAACTGTTTGACGACAAACACCCTCTCAGTAAACAAGAAGATCCTGTATCTCAAGATAAAGAAGACAACAAAGAATAA
- a CDS encoding glutamate-5-semialdehyde dehydrogenase, translating to MGQAAQQAAFELATTATAVKNNALAIIADELESNKDIILAANKLDIDAALESGMSDALVDRLLLNESRLAGIANDVRNVINLNDPVGAELDSRVLENGMRLSRRRVPLGVVGVIYEARPNVTIDIAALCLKTGNASILRGGRETFHSNMALVKVIQVALEKAGLPAASVQYIEQPDRELVSQLLKLDQYVDMIIPRGGAGLHKMCKENSTIPVIIGGFGISHIYVDESADLTRSLDVVENAKVQRPSACNALDTLLVNEKVAEAFLSRLVERMNKAKVELVADEAAYNLLEGKAASLRKIVEGDFDTEWLSYTLGIKVVNDVDEAIFHMRKHNASHSDSILTNNLQSAERFVNAAGSAAVYVNASTRFTDGAQFGLGAEVAVSTQKLHARGPMGLEELTSYKWVGVADYLSRA from the coding sequence ATGGGACAAGCGGCACAACAAGCAGCTTTCGAGTTAGCAACAACGGCAACAGCGGTTAAAAATAATGCCTTAGCGATTATTGCTGATGAATTAGAAAGTAATAAAGACATTATCTTAGCGGCGAACAAGCTAGATATTGATGCTGCACTTGAATCAGGTATGTCTGATGCATTAGTTGATCGCCTATTACTAAATGAATCACGTTTAGCGGGTATCGCAAATGATGTGCGTAATGTGATTAATCTTAATGATCCTGTTGGTGCAGAGCTTGATAGCCGCGTACTTGAAAATGGCATGCGTTTAAGTCGTCGTCGTGTTCCATTAGGTGTTGTTGGTGTGATTTATGAAGCGCGTCCGAATGTTACGATTGATATTGCTGCACTATGCCTAAAAACAGGTAACGCCAGCATTCTTCGTGGTGGTCGTGAGACATTCCATTCCAATATGGCACTGGTAAAAGTGATTCAAGTGGCACTGGAAAAAGCAGGGCTTCCAGCCGCTTCTGTACAGTACATAGAGCAACCCGATCGTGAACTCGTTTCACAACTGCTTAAGCTTGATCAATACGTGGATATGATCATTCCTCGTGGTGGTGCAGGTTTACATAAAATGTGTAAAGAAAACAGCACGATCCCTGTGATCATCGGCGGTTTTGGTATTAGCCATATTTATGTTGATGAAAGTGCCGATCTTACTCGTTCTTTAGATGTGGTTGAAAACGCCAAAGTACAGCGTCCATCAGCCTGTAATGCGTTAGATACCTTATTGGTAAATGAAAAAGTAGCAGAAGCCTTCTTATCGCGTTTAGTTGAGCGTATGAATAAAGCCAAGGTCGAGTTGGTTGCTGATGAAGCAGCCTATAATCTACTTGAAGGTAAAGCGGCTTCACTGCGTAAGATAGTAGAAGGTGACTTTGATACTGAATGGTTAAGTTACACTTTAGGTATTAAAGTGGTAAACGATGTGGATGAAGCCATTTTCCATATGCGTAAGCACAATGCGAGCCATTCAGATTCAATCTTAACCAATAACCTGCAGTCGGCAGAACGTTTTGTTAATGCGGCAGGCTCTGCGGCTGTTTATGTGAATGCGTCTACGCGTTTTACTGACGGTGCACAATTTGGTTTAGGTGCTGAAGTGGCTGTATCGACTCAGAAACTGCATGCTCGCGGCCCAATGGGGTTAGAAGAGCTAACGAGTTATAAGTGGGTGGGTGTTGCTGATTACTTAAGCCGCGCTTAA
- the proB gene encoding glutamate 5-kinase, whose translation MADTKNTNAREQDLAASAASQTIVVKLGTSVLTGGTLKLDRAHMVELVRQCAMLRRQGHKIIIVTSGAIAAGREHLGYPELPKTMASKQLLAAVGQGRLIQEWETLFGIYGINIGQMLLTRADLNDRERYLNARDMLVALLDNGIVPVVNENDAVATTEIKVGDNDNLSALVGILGGADKLLLMTDQPGLFTADPRNNPDAELIREVHTIDETLRKLAGGTVGGLGTGGMATKLQAADVARRAGIEVIIAAGRRPDVIIDLAEGKSVGTRFLPLESPLESRKRWILAGPPPAGDIVIDDGAVIAVQQRGSSLLAKGITMVKGDFERGEVVRIFDKQNNLLARGICRYSSVDMAKIAGKHSQEIHLVLGYEHGHVAIHRDDMVVI comes from the coding sequence ATGGCAGATACCAAAAATACTAATGCTCGAGAGCAAGACCTTGCAGCATCTGCTGCATCACAAACAATTGTTGTTAAGTTGGGCACCAGTGTTCTTACTGGCGGTACGCTGAAGTTAGATCGCGCCCATATGGTTGAGCTTGTCCGTCAATGTGCGATGCTTCGTCGTCAAGGACATAAAATTATTATTGTCACATCTGGTGCAATTGCAGCAGGACGTGAGCATTTAGGTTACCCCGAACTGCCCAAAACAATGGCGAGTAAGCAATTGCTGGCAGCGGTTGGTCAAGGTCGCTTAATTCAAGAGTGGGAAACCTTATTTGGTATCTATGGGATCAATATCGGTCAAATGCTATTAACGCGCGCGGACTTAAACGATCGTGAACGTTATTTAAATGCGCGTGATATGTTAGTCGCCTTACTAGATAACGGTATTGTTCCTGTTGTAAATGAAAATGATGCGGTAGCGACAACAGAAATTAAAGTGGGTGATAACGATAATTTATCCGCACTTGTCGGTATTTTAGGTGGCGCAGATAAATTATTACTGATGACCGATCAGCCTGGTTTATTCACTGCCGATCCACGTAATAACCCTGACGCAGAGCTCATCCGCGAAGTACATACTATTGATGAAACATTACGTAAATTAGCGGGGGGGACTGTTGGTGGTCTAGGTACTGGCGGTATGGCAACAAAACTACAGGCCGCAGATGTGGCTCGTCGAGCTGGTATCGAAGTGATCATTGCTGCTGGTCGTCGCCCTGATGTCATTATTGATTTAGCGGAAGGTAAATCTGTAGGTACGCGTTTCTTACCACTGGAATCACCATTAGAAAGCCGTAAGCGTTGGATTTTAGCTGGGCCTCCTCCAGCCGGTGACATTGTTATTGATGATGGCGCTGTCATTGCTGTGCAACAACGTGGGAGTAGTTTACTTGCGAAAGGGATCACCATGGTAAAAGGTGATTTTGAACGCGGTGAAGTTGTGCGTATCTTTGATAAACAAAATAACCTATTAGCACGTGGTATTTGCCGCTACTCGAGTGTAGATATGGCAAAAATTGCAGGAAAGCATAGCCAAGAAATCCACCTTGTGTTGGGTTACGAACATGGTCACGTGGCTATCCATCGTGATGATATGGTAGTTATTTAA
- the crl gene encoding sigma factor-binding protein Crl has translation MTSTTLFPPHGRLMTKLTALGPYLREKKSKEGQFFFDCLASCVNADKEPEQREFWGWWLILTATDNGYEYCYDFGRFDLNGEWNSGKLPAKHKDAVMKTLSDFHGKLTPFIVDECQLTLSSSSELTQTPLTELA, from the coding sequence ATGACTTCGACAACTCTTTTTCCGCCTCATGGGCGTTTAATGACAAAATTAACTGCGCTTGGCCCTTACTTACGTGAGAAAAAATCAAAAGAAGGTCAGTTCTTTTTTGATTGTTTAGCCAGTTGTGTTAATGCTGATAAAGAGCCAGAACAACGTGAATTTTGGGGCTGGTGGTTAATTTTAACGGCAACCGATAATGGTTATGAATATTGCTATGACTTTGGCCGTTTTGATTTAAATGGTGAGTGGAACAGTGGAAAGTTACCCGCGAAGCATAAAGATGCGGTAATGAAAACATTATCAGATTTTCACGGTAAGTTGACGCCATTTATTGTTGATGAATGCCAATTAACGTTATCTTCATCTTCAGAACTCACGCAAACACCGCTTACTGAGCTAGCATAA
- the frsA gene encoding esterase FrsA: MSEPSPENLSEKLFAPRPTSKETSNLVKIAHVRSGKVNNALDGESETGWYRVLRRPQWIWQGVDPIELEAVLARIASAKAPRTSEHLLDTVIGYKPGNWTYEWSQLGANYQKQARLLLNEGEKLKASELLLKASTHYSIAAYPYIKGDQLADQAELQANQSYREAIELRPHDMRTINVKYEGKTFEAFIHLPRTDKLLPTVIVSGGLDTLQCDLWRLYEDYLGPAGYAMVTLDMPSVGHCDRWNLTEDTSRLHQALLQQIRDVPWVDHHKVAMLGLRMGGNAAIRLGFMEPTRLKTCISLGGAIHSVLTQPKLIEQIPRMYLDVLASRMGKNGQSETSIISHLPAWSLKHQGILGRRRIDMPMLGISLKNDPVCPESDNQLIALSSYGGKAITLPEKPIHDGYHRSLTTVVEWLNEQLG, from the coding sequence GTGTCAGAGCCATCCCCTGAGAATTTATCAGAAAAGCTATTTGCCCCGAGACCGACGTCAAAAGAAACCTCGAATTTAGTTAAAATTGCCCATGTGCGAAGTGGAAAAGTGAATAATGCACTTGATGGCGAAAGTGAAACGGGTTGGTACCGTGTTTTACGCCGTCCACAATGGATTTGGCAGGGTGTCGATCCGATAGAGCTTGAAGCGGTACTTGCTCGTATTGCGAGTGCGAAAGCTCCACGTACAAGTGAACATTTACTTGATACAGTGATTGGCTATAAGCCAGGTAACTGGACATACGAATGGTCGCAGTTGGGTGCAAACTATCAGAAGCAAGCACGTCTTTTATTAAATGAAGGTGAGAAACTTAAAGCTTCTGAGTTGTTATTAAAAGCCAGCACTCATTACAGTATTGCCGCGTATCCGTATATCAAAGGCGATCAATTAGCTGATCAAGCAGAATTGCAAGCCAATCAAAGTTATCGTGAAGCGATAGAGTTACGCCCGCATGATATGCGAACGATTAATGTCAAGTATGAAGGTAAAACCTTTGAAGCTTTTATTCATTTGCCTCGTACCGATAAACTATTACCCACAGTCATCGTTAGCGGTGGATTAGATACATTGCAATGCGATTTGTGGCGCTTATATGAAGATTATTTAGGCCCAGCAGGTTATGCGATGGTGACACTGGATATGCCATCTGTAGGTCATTGTGATCGTTGGAATTTAACTGAAGATACCAGTCGACTTCATCAAGCGCTATTACAGCAGATCCGTGATGTACCTTGGGTCGATCACCATAAAGTTGCGATGCTAGGATTACGAATGGGCGGTAATGCAGCCATTCGTTTAGGCTTTATGGAGCCAACACGTTTAAAAACTTGTATTAGTTTGGGCGGCGCGATTCATAGCGTGTTGACTCAACCTAAGCTTATTGAGCAGATACCCCGGATGTATCTTGATGTTTTAGCATCCCGAATGGGAAAAAATGGTCAATCAGAAACTAGTATCATTTCTCATCTTCCTGCATGGTCGTTAAAGCACCAAGGAATTTTAGGTCGCCGTCGTATTGATATGCCAATGCTGGGGATAAGTTTAAAAAATGATCCTGTATGCCCTGAAAGTGATAATCAGTTAATAGCATTATCCAGTTATGGTGGCAAAGCGATAACATTACCAGAAAAACCGATTCATGATGGCTACCACCGTTCATTAACGACTGTCGTTGAATGGTTAAATGAGCAGTTAGGGTAG
- the gpt gene encoding xanthine phosphoribosyltransferase: MSNKFIITWDNMQTYTRQLAEKLLPAEQWTGIIAVSRGGLVPAAILARELGIRHVDTVCISSYDHDHQRDMRVIKKAEGDGEGFIIVDDLVDTGGTAEKIRELYPRGKFVTVCAKPAGQHLVDDYVVDIPQDTWIEQPWDMAVTFVDPIAKK, from the coding sequence TGGGATAACATGCAAACTTACACCCGTCAGCTAGCTGAAAAGTTGCTACCAGCTGAGCAGTGGACAGGTATTATTGCTGTTAGCCGTGGCGGTCTTGTTCCTGCTGCTATTTTGGCGCGTGAACTGGGTATTCGTCATGTAGATACCGTATGTATCTCAAGCTACGATCATGATCACCAGCGTGATATGCGTGTGATCAAGAAAGCAGAAGGTGATGGTGAAGGCTTTATTATTGTTGATGATTTAGTCGATACGGGCGGTACAGCTGAAAAAATTCGTGAACTGTACCCACGTGGTAAATTTGTAACAGTATGCGCAAAGCCTGCTGGTCAACATTTAGTTGATGATTATGTTGTTGATATTCCACAAGATACGTGGATTGAACAACCATGGGATATGGCGGTTACTTTTGTCGATCCAATCGCTAAAAAATAA